ggcagatctctgtgagtttgaggccagtcttatctacaaagtgagtccaggacatccaggtctacacggagaaaccctattttgaaaaaaaaattggatagtctgtagccaggcttggtggcacatgcctgtaatccgagcacctggggaggcagaagcaggtggatctctgtgttcgagcccagcctggtctacgaagcgagtccaggacagccaaggctacacagagaagccctgtctcaaaaaaaaaaaaaaattttaaaagggctggagggatggctcagaggttaagaacactgactgctcttccagaggtcctgagttcaattcccagcatggtggctcacaactatcttataatgtgatctggtgccctcttctggcctgcaggtggcagagcactctatacataacaataaataaaccttgaaagaaaaaagaaagacttgtctagaaaaaaatgtcttttaaaaaagttgaAAGATTTGAGGGACAGCAAATGCTCATTGTCGATGTGTGAGCCTCAAGGAGATGGAACGGAAGGGGAAGCCAGAGGGTGGCATTTTAGGCCATGGCCttggaggagatggaggtgaTGAGTGTAGATGAAGGAGGGGTGATGTGAGCAGTTTCCATGTCCTAAAACCTTTCACTGgatggaggagacaggaaagatgAAGCAGAAGTAACAAGGAAGCCGGACAAGAGCAGTGATGTGTGAAAGGACTCTGAAGCAGCACGGGTGTTTTAGAGGCGAAGGAAGCAAGCAACGGACACTTCTTCAGAGGAGTAAGAGCAACATGGCTGGGGTTGAGGAAACAgtttagtcagtaaagtgcttacccTACAAGAATGAAGACCTGAGGACATGCAGaaccatgtaaaaacaaaaagccaagtgcGGCAGCAAGGGTTTGCAAGCCCCAGGGCTGAGCAGTAGAGATGGCTGGAACCCTGAGGTTTGTTGGCAGACAAGGTAGCCTAGCTGGTGGTCTCCCggccagtgagagattctgtatcaaacaacaccaaaccaaaccaaggtgaacagctcctgaggaacctgaggctgacctctgacctccacatgtgtaccaaTCCAAACACAAGTCCACTTGCACACAAAAGAATGgacttctgccttcagagtgtgCAATGGCATGTGCCTGTAGCCTCagttacttgggaggctgagcaggagtGCTCTGGGAAACATAAGgaacccctatctcaaaatagcactggtgagatggcttgttGGATAGAGAACctaagaccctgggttcaatcaccGGATCCCACAGTaagagagagctgactcttgAAAGTTGCCCTCTTACCTCCACACAAGTGCTGTGGCAtttgcgcgcacgcacacacacatacacacacacacacacacacacacacacacaaggagagatagctcagtgcctaagaacacttgctgctctttcagaggacctgggtttgattctcagcacccatatggtacatcaaaatcatctgtaactccaattccagggcatctgacaccctcttctggcccctgtgggcacaaggcatgcatatggtacacataatatatgcaggaaaaacacttagaaaataaaagtagctgggtggtggcagcacacacctttaattccagcattcagaaggcagaggcagatgtatctctgttagttccaggccaccctggtctacagagtgagttccagggcagccagggatacacaaactctttgttttgaaaaacagaaaaatatagccgggcatggtggtgcatgcctttaatcccagcacttgggaggcagagacaggtggatctctgtgagtttgaggccagcctggtctacaaagtgagtccaggacagccaggcctccacagagaagccctgtctcgaaaaaccaaaataaataaataaagaaagaaaagaaaaagtaaaaaggaaacaataaaagtaattaagtcttttaaaaattaaattggggcttatggagatgactcagtggttaagagcactgagtgttcttgcagaggacctgagttcaagtcccagcacccacaatctggttcacaactatctgtaactccagttcttcctctgacttctatgggcacatagtacacagacatgcatgcagacaaaacatttgtacatgtaaaataaaataagtaaatctttaaaaatttgacaaaagaagctgggtgtggtggcacacacgtttaattccagcactgggtgggcagagggggtggggtgcagaggcaggcggatctctgtgagttcaaggtcagcctggtctacaaagtgagtccaagacagccaaggctacccagagaaaccctgtcttgaaacccccccccccccaaaaaaaaaaaaaaactccaaaaaattGACAAAAGGCAACCATTGGTCACTGAGGTACCTCCCAATGTGGATAGAACTAACTTTTGTGGATAGAAAACTTAGTGTTAGAGAGAGCAAGTGAGGAAAAGTTGAACAAAATGACaaatgtgtggtggtgcaggcctgtgctTCCGGCATGAGAGGCCTGAGGGCCCGAGGATAACGAATCTGAGGCCATTCAGgatgacacagagagaccttgttcaaaaaaaaaaaaaaaaaatttacacataATAAACTGACAAATCTCAAAGATACTGGCTCAGTAAATCTTAGTCTGTAGAGGTTGGTGCAGTTGCCTCCCAGATCACCTCACAGCACATCTTTAATGCCTCTCAGAAGCTGTCCTTTGTCCCCTCCAGCTGGTATCCCCACAAGGAATCATTAGTTTTATTTCACCTACTagggattcttttgtttgttgaatGTAGACAACTTTTGAGAGATTTTCTCGGTGACTGGGCTTAGATCTTGGCAGATAATGTTCTAACGGTAGGAGGAGACAGCTAGAAAGCAGACACTGTTGTGGGGGGAGCTGGTCTTGGGGCTAATTTTCCTGGGCACTGTGCTTGCTCTGTCTGGGAGGACAATGTGACCAGTTTCACCATCTGTAGCTTGAGTCTCCTTCCCTTGTATCCCCTTAGGGTTGGGGTGATGAGTGGAAGAATTCACAGGAAACAGCGGAAAAGCAGATTTTCCAGTCCCTCCGGGAGCCTGCCGGGGGTCTAGGACTCGGTCTTAGGGGTGGGCGGAGCCAGGGGTGGGCGGAGCCGGAGTTTGGGAAGTCGCCTGATGGCTCTGTTTAAGCAACTAACCTGGCAACCCGAGTTAGCctgagaaacagttttttttctgccatttctTCAGGCTACCATGGCgctgctcagcctcctgaagcttctttttgctgtATTTATCTCTGGTGAGGAGCAGGTGGGTAGGGGGGAATCCAGTTTGCCAGAGAGGTTCTGACCTTTAGATAGGAGGGCAGAGACTGAGGGAGTCCTTGTTCCTTATCTTGGCTGTCGCGTTCTCTCTCCACCTGTCAGTTGTGGGAGACAAGGACTTTGGCTGCTTGGCCTCCAGCTGTGGTCAggccctgaagaaaaaaaaaaggctaattgCTAATTGTTATGTTTCTAAATGTGGCTTTCTCCTAGTCCTCCACAGCCTGCCCTGGTCCATAGATATCTATGAGAGCCAAGCCCCTGGCGCCATCCTTCAGACTTTCTCCTTCAACTGCTCCTCCTACATGCCCACCCTGGAGTTACTCGGTGTGAGTCCACCCACCAGCTTCTTCAACAAACCCAGCCTGCACGGGTATAAGGGGATCTATCTGGGAAAGGTAAGGTCACGGGTACAACTAGGGGTTTGTGGGGACCAAAGCCAAAAGTGGTGTAGAGAGACAGAAAACGGTGAGGCCCTCCAAGTCGTTGCCAACCCACCACAGGTGACCCTGAGTAGCTCTGCTCGGCTGGATGCCCTGGCAGTAAACCGCTATGAGCTGCAGCTGCAGTACAAATGCGGGAACTTTGTGCTCGCGGGCCAGCTCTTTGTCCACGTGCAGCGGGACCCTGGCCGTATCCAGTGTGCTGGTCCGTTTGCCAGCCCAGGTGAGGCTAGGGGCAGCAGGTTGGGAGTGGAAAGGCGTGGCCTGAACAGAGCTGCCATGACCCCTTCTCTGGACAGCTGGGGAATTCATGTATGTGCCAGAGACGGTCACGCCTGGGGCCCTGCTCTACACTCTGTTGCTGCCAGACCTCGGCATCCAGAGAGCCCAGGTAAGCTCTGAACACAGagcagggagggacaggaggtgggaggagggtaCAGAGAGAGGGAGCTCAGCTCCCGCCAGGTCAGGCACAGCCTCTAAAGACCCTGAAGACAATTCAACCTCTCTATGATGCGTGCTCTTGGAGAGAGACACTAAAGGCTGCCTACCCTCCCAGTGACAACTACAATTTGCCACAAGGACTGCGATCTTCTGAGTTCTGTGTGTTTTGAGTTTTCcatgaccattaaaaaaaaaaaaatcacttttgtaACTCTAGAAAGAATGGTGTTTCCCTCTTCttattgtgagtgtgtgagcactCACATGCTGTGACATGTGTATGGAGTTCTGAGGACAGCTTCtgggtgttggttctctccttccatcatgcgGGTTCCCAGGGTCAAACTCTGGCTATTCAGGATTGGCAGCAAAGGCCTGAGCCAACTCACTGGGGTTTATTactgttgtttcctttttttattttgagacagccaAGGTTACGTAGAGagatctgtctttaaaaaacaaacaaacaaacaaacgaaaacagcaaacaaacaaataaaaagcccaagcaaacaaaccacaaaaaaaaaaaaagaataaaactccCCTGAagggtatttatttgtttgtttgagcagGAAGTGCTGAGCACCAGAGCCAGGGATGGAGGCGGAAAGTAGAACACCTGGGCTAGGGTAGCCGTCAGCGGGCAGTATACAGAAAGGTCAGATGGAAACAGCGACCTGCTGGGTTATTGGAGGATGTTGACAGGCGTACttgaggtgctggggactggaGGGGACCACTAACATCCCTGCTCTGTCAGATCAACATCACCAGTGCCCAAGACCCTCCACTCTTCCCTGGGCCTTTCTCCATTGATGATCACGGACTGCTGCGGGCTCCAGCCCAGGGCCTCAGAGGCCAGGCTCAGAAGGTAAGCGTGGCTTTGGACCTGAGAATAGCTATGGATTGGGCAGAACCACCATGTTCTGAGAATTACCTGTTCTTGGCTACTGTGACTGATACGCTTGCCTCAGACCCCTTGCTGCCTGTAATGATTGTCCCCTTGGCCCAGCTCTGTTCTGTGCTGAGGTCTGGAGGTCCAGAAAGAGGACAGGCCTGTGGCCCTGGGACCTCACCGGTCTTCTAATGAATCGTTCAATGTTTATGGCAGTCAAACTTGGGAAGAAAACTCTGGGTAAAGTGGCCGGTGGGGAGGAAGTTTTCCCCCTTTAAAATGGTCATTTCTGGAATTCTCTGGGTTCCATTCACCAAAGCAAGCACACACCCTTCCACCTCCTAGTAACGGGCTCTTAGCGACTCTGTCCTAACAATTCACACTTTGAATGACTCTGAAGAATTGGTGGCCCAGGATTGCAGGGTCCAAAGAGATATTTGTCAACAGAGTGGTAAGTCAGGGAGTTCCTGTGGAGGTCCTAAGGAGGACTGCCTACTTGAAGGGAGGACAAGAAATGGATAAAGTAATGGACACATAACATGGTTTCCTTCCTGTCTCGACAGACCTTCCGGCTGCAGATTTTAGTGTCCTTAGGAAAAAGCCAGAGTTGCAAAGGGATGCTGACAGTGAAGGTTTTGCCCAAGCCGTCCAGCCAAGTCTCCTTCCCGTAAGGAAGGCTCCCCCTGCCCTGGGAGCCATGGGGCATTCTGCCTCTACCCCTAGGGAAATAGCTGGGGTAGGCTACAGGACTGAAGGAGCATCCTAGCTCCTACAGGAGGGGGAGCCcaagggagggaactgggtaccCTACTGGGTTGAGCAGGTGCAAGTAGGAGCTAGGTTTGCACTTTTGATTCAGACAGAAGGCCCAGAGTATCACCATCTCAGAGGATTTGGCCCCTGGGGGCAAGGTGACTCAGGTCCAAGCTGGGGGGTTCAACTTGCTCTATGAAATCATCTCCCCATTGCCCAGTCCACTCTACTCCATTGGACAAGGTGAGAGGAGGAGGCGGGGCGGGTGACAGGACTGAGGGAGCTGGGATGGGGCGGAGCTTTGTTTCTTACACTTTCCCAACGCTCCCAGCTGATGGAGTAGTGAAGACTACCGCACCCCTGGATTTGGCTCGCGCTCCGGGCACAGTGGTCACGAAACTGCAGGTGAGGGCTTTTGAGAGGCTCCAGCCTTGGGCCAGCGCCCAGTTCGAGCTCACAGTTAACATACGCGCGGTCAACCACTGGCCCCCACGATGCCATCCAGCGCTACTGGTGTGAGTACCCGGAAGCCATGCTCAGGCTGGTTGGGGTGAGATCCCCCTGGCCCATCATTGGTCCAGACTCCTGTCTTGCCACCCGCCCTCCACTCCCAGGACTCAAATCCCAGAGACCGCACCAGTGGGCACTGTGCTGAACACGCTCACTTGCATTGACCCAGACTCTGCTGGAGCTGCTGTTGACTACCAACTGCGGTTTCACGGTCCTCCTCACTCTGCCAGCCTCCATCTGCGTGAAAGAGTCCTTGAGGTGCCCAATGCCCCTCCTAGACTCCCATGCAGATGAGGTGGGTGGGCCAAGGCTTGTTAAGGCATTGAGACCTTGGAGGTAGGGTGAGGATATGGTTGTAAAGACAGCCGACAGTCTGGAAAACCGGGTCAAGGTAGGCTATTACGTGGACACCCTGGTTTGAGGCACCCTGACATGCGTTAAGATTTTCCCAGATCCTGGCTTCATCTTACTCTCTGGTCCCCTTGGCCAGGTGAACACTACATTGGACTGTGACACACCTGGGGCTTGCTTCCAGCATGCAGCTTCGATCTTGGTGTTTGATGGTGGTCAGCCCCAGATGACCAGTGAGTGACCATACTTACTTAGGCCTGGACACTCAGGACAAGGCTATTTTGTCTACCCTGTTCCATCCCCAAGGCATAGACAGATTTTCCCCCCCCTAAaaactagtttgtttgtttttttttttttttttggtttttggagacaggatctctcagtgttagccctggctgtcctggacttgctttgtagaccaggctagcctcaaagtcacagagatccacctgcttttgcctcccaagtgctgggattaaaggtgtgtgccaccacatgcgGCTTCCCCTTAAAATCTAGTAGGTCAGGATTGTCTCAATTTAAGAACCCTAGAATGGCTCTCTTTTAAGATCTCCACCACTCTACAGAGACCCTCCCTCCAGTATAGGGCTGTGTTTACTTACTAAGACCCCTGAGGGCAGGTGTGGGTATCATGGGCCAGCTCCTTAACTGCTAAATGGTCCCCAGCTGAGGTTCCAGTCCTGGTGATGGTGACACCTGTCAATGAGTTCTCCCCAGCCTGTGTCCCACGCACGTTCCGGGTTCGGGAGGATGCAGGACCCCGCACTCTGCTGGGCTCTGTAGTGGGCACGGATATGGACTTTCCTCATAACAGCCTTGAGTACTACATCTCTGGCGGACCCTCCACCTTTGCTGTGGACCGCCTCACTGGTACTTAACCCccagggctgggagggagggatgggatcAGAGTTGGCTCTGCAGGCTAAGGTTGGATCACCCATTTTAGGAGAGCTTCATCTCCTGGGGCCTTTGGACTATGAGCGGCAGAGGTTGTACAGAATTGTTATTTTGCTGATTGATCACAGCCAAGACTGGGACCTCAACCACCACCGCTCAGGCTCATGTACCATAACGATTGAGGTTGAGGTAACTGACCTGCAAGGCCTGGGAAAGACAGATTTCCTtctggctttttgcttttttttttttttttatgcagatGCCTCGGTTTCTAATGTGGGCTGGTTGTGGGGAGGGGCTCACTGGGGAAAACATTACAGCCTGGTCTTTACCAGGTGAAAGGATAGCCTGGGAATTTGAGGAATGGGCCGTAGTCACTCCTAACATGGTGGCCTTTCTCTAGGATGTGAATGACCACGCCCCTGAGTGTGAGCCTCCATTTCAGGAACTCACCATCTACACTCCCCTGGGTCATAGCATGGAGGTGACCAAGGTGTCATGCCGGATCCCTCAGGAGCCACAGCGCTCGGCCCTCTCCTACAGCATCGTGGGAGGTGTGAATATGTGGGGGCCACCAGGCTGTTGGTGAGGGTCAGGCTAAGTTAATAATACCTTCTTCTCCTGCTGCTCTGCTTTCAGGGAATAGCCAGAGCCGATTTAGACTGCAAGGGAGCATCCTGGTGCACAGTGACACTGTGCTAGGGCCCCCATGGCCAGAGCAGCCCTGCACCTATGAACTATTGATCCATGTTGCTGATGTGGGCccttccaccccccacctcagCACCACAGCCACCATCATTGTGCATCTAGTTCCTCGGAAGGCCAGCACGGTGGCCACCAGCACCCATGGCAGCACAGTGAGAGGGTTCTCAGGCCATAGTGGGTTGGGAGAGAGGATCTTGAAGGGTGAGGGCAGCTGTTTTggggggttattttgtttgtttgtttttttttttaaagatggaattatgagagaaaacattttgGAGAAAAGTGCTggatgcaaaaaataaataaatctggagtGTGAAGTGCCCCACTTCATGGAGAGTTTGAAAGTTGGATTGCCAGTAGCAGTGCTGAGTCTGTGGCCCTCCTTTCAGGTGTCCTCAACAATGACACCCCTGATTGTGACAGAGGTGGAGGCTttctggaagccagaggcctggtTTGTGGTAGTGTTGACAGTGACGGGAGCAGTTCTCCTTCTGGCTCTGGGCTGGCTCCTCAGCAGGATCCTTCGGGGGTAGGTTCCTATTTCTGCTTtctggcccctcccccagcttaCAGAATAGGCACTGGCTGGAATAGGCATCTTTGCTGAATATTTGATGACACTGACAACATTGGTGGGCAAACAGATTGAGGAGGGCTGCTGCTGTCTCTCCAGAAGTATTCAGACTGAGAGGCATTGGAAGTAGTCACTGTCACTGGCAGAGCCCAGTCTTGGAATCAGATGGAcatagatggctcagagttttgaaatttccCCCTGTCCCCAACACCTGTCTTCAATCTGGTTTTTGCCTCACTTCTGTAGACTGAACCCTCTGAGTCCAGGTGTAGGACAGACAGCAGCATGGGCAGGGACAGATGATGATGTCACTCcttggtgttagcaggcctgctACTTTCACTGCTTGCTTCTTCCTGGCCTTTTAGATTGGCCCAGTCTCTACAGGCACCAAGCAAACCGGCCAGAGCCCTGTTGCTAAACAGGTCGGTCTCTTCTGCCTACCTCTATGCCTGGGACCCCATCTCCTAAACTCAGGCTGGGACCCAGACATTTGTACTTTGATTTGCTGTAGCATCCGGGGACATGAAGGCTCCATTGAGAGGCTCATGGAGGCAACAAGAATGGAGATGTCCCAGGTACCCGGAACTGCTGTGGGTCTGGTATGCCAGCTCATATTCCAAATTAAGGGCACTGGGGCTGCTCCATGGTACCCCCTGTCCCTGCAAagcctgccttccctgcctggaAGTGGCTACACCTGTGGGAGTGCCTACACAAGCACAAAGATAGAGAAGGCAGGTGGGTACCCGGCCCTTCCATCTGCTCCCTGTGGGGAAGGCTCAACTCACTgtgcccttttcttctttccagcaGCATTTTGATGGCAGAGCCCAAGATGTCTGTAAGTCTCTACTTTTCATAAACCCTTCTCTGCTGGGGCTCTTGGCCTTTCCcagagttttctctctcttttgcccaTCTCTTTTCTTACTGCCACCACCGCTAAGTATCCATCACCTGCATTTTCACTGACTGATCtcttccctcacccccactcACCCTCTGCCACCCCCTCATCCTTTAGCCAAGTGGTGGTGAGGGGAGAGCTCCCTACATATTCCAGTTTTACCAGTAAATTATAGCAGACTAAGGTGAAATTGGGATGCTGTAGGGGAACTGGTACCCACTGGCTCTCAGTTCATTTGAGTCTAACCTTAGGGTCCTAGCTgagcagggaaggaggagatAAGTTTGGGTCCCCGTGGAAAGGATGACCACACTGCTGAAGCCAGCAggcccttctcccttcctctgtcctgcTCACCTGGCTCAGGTACAGGGAGAGATTACCTGTTCAGCACGAGCACGGGAGCCCGGCGTTGGCTGTGAGGCCGAGCAGCTGCTTCAACTGTGTGTGGAACTCCCTAGTCACATGCTTGTAGCCTGTATTTCCAAGTCTATTTAGCAATAAAGACTGCAAACAGAATGCCACCCACCTTGTGATCTTTGTGTGGGAGAAGCTCTGAGATCTgtgctttcttgttcttacttGGACAAGGTGCCACCTCCTTGTGGGCACCCTATGGAACAGTaaggttatttttctttgaagaaacCTTGTCTGATGCCCTGACAGTGATTGACACTTTGTAGAAGAGGCTCTTATCTTTGTTACTGATGGATGGACCCCCAGCTGTCCTGTCTACTCAgagatttctatttatttatttatttatttattttattttttgagacacggctgccctggctgacctggaactctctaggtagaacaggctggtttcaaacttctAAGATTcactcgcctctgcctctgcctccccagtgctggaattaaatgcgtgtgccaccataccagcaagacttgctttaaaattttaagaacatttgttcatttgcttatttattgagacatggtctctctacataaccttgggtgtcctggaactcattatgtagaccattgtttacctctctctctctctctgtttttcttttttttttctctctctctgttttttgggacagggtttctatgtgtagccttgactgtcctggactctttttatagaccaggatggcctcgaactcgcagtgatccgcctgcttctgcctcctgagtgctgggattgaaggcgtgtgctaccaccgcctgctttttttgttttcttgagacaggatttctctgtgtaacagtccttgatgtcttggcctcactctgtagaccaggctagctttgaactcacagcgatctgcctgcctctgcctctggagtgctaggattaagagccaccatgcctggcttgtccaTTGTTAACTTTTGCAGTTTAAGCTGTTTTGGTATTTGCatgcctgcctcagttttctgagtgctaggattataggcatgtgctttCATGGCTGGCTTGACCACATCAAAGCCAGAGGACAAACTCAGATATCAACACCTTCAACCCCCCAACTcccatttgagacagggtctctcactgacctgaacCCCACCAAGTAGGCGAGGCTGGCTGACCAGAGaggcccagggatctgcctgtcttcccttccccaacactgggattataagtgagcatcatcatgcctggcttttattttgttaaacaCACTGTGGATTCTGGAGTTCTCTCCTCGGCTCAACATTGTTGGTGTCTGAGGGTCCCATCAGGCCCTCACAGGCAGCTTGCCAACTTTGTGTAGAGGTTTTATTGGGAGGGATCTTGAATTTCTGCATAAAGTTAAGgggtgggagaggtgggagaCTGTGCTTAGCTGGTCATGGAGGGACTGAGAACGCTCCTTTCTGATAGTGAGCTCGTGACTTTGCATCTGTTTCTACGGCTTAGTTCTTGCTATGCTAATCTAGATTGTTTCACATAGGCAGGGTGTTGGACCAGCCTGCAGAACAGATTTTACTGTGTGCAGTGCTGACCAACTTGGGGTCATGTCTGTCTCgggctgctgtgagctgcctagatgcgggtgctgggaacaggcCTTAGGTTCTCCGgcagggcagcaagtgctctgaaccatcTCTAAAACAAGGGTGTCAGAAGCTCCAGTCTCAGCAGCCTCAGAGTGGCTATGGATGGTTTTCCGTGAGTCTTTGGCTTTTTCTAAGAGCTTATTAAATCTGCCTCTTGTTCATCTTCATCTTATTGACAGAGTAACCTAGTCTCTGAGAAGTTAGTCAGGACATTTTGGTGTGGGATCAGGTGCTGTGGTGCTGTTGGTGTCCTAACCACGAAGCCAAGCCCAGTGCTGGGGGCCTACTATGGAGAACAAGGGATGACCATCTTCTTGGGACTCTAGTTTGCCTTGGAGGCAGGTCATGATAGCCAAGGGCAAAAGATACTGTCTTAGGCACTTAACGGATGCTCTGGGCCAAAGAAGAGAGGAGACTTGTGCTGGATGCAGATTTAACTCTGCAAAATAAACCGGGGAAAGGGGAAGCGCAAAAGGCTGTGCCTCTGGACTGGTAAGAGGCAGTACTGGAAGACGCTTAGAAAACACTCTTTTAACTCTGGGGCGAGAAGAGGTGAGGGACATAACCACCACCACTTaaggctgtgtgaccttggctcaGCCTCTCTTCTgcgcctcagtttcctcactagTGATCTCTGGTCGATctcaggcacagaggcaggcgAGAAAGTAAATACCTTACCGCTGACATTCCCTGAGTGTGTGCGAGAGTATAAGTGCTGTCAGCTCAAAACCGAAAGGGTTGCGCAGGTGAGAAAACCAAGGACGCTCTAGGATCCGCAAAAGCTCCGCGGCTAACAAATCTGAGGAGAGCGCGCATGCGTCAATTCGTGCCGTCACAGTCACGTGCCCCAGGCATTTTGCACGAGAGGTACGCTCTGACTGATGTAACAGTTGACGAATCCGCGGGAAGGATTACTTCAGACGTCGGGAGGAGAGGCTGTTGATTGGACACAATCTCAGTCGGGGGCGGGTTCTTTGAAGTCCTTGGTTACTATGACGCCCGGCCCCCGCCCCCTCGGCTGGCCGCCATCTTGTTGTTGATCCGTACCCAGTGGGCAGCGCCAGGAGCTGGACCGAGCGGCCGGTGCGGGGCCGCTGCTGCGGGGCTCAGCCACCTGCGCTGCCTGCCAGGGGGC
This genomic stretch from Acomys russatus chromosome 32, mAcoRus1.1, whole genome shotgun sequence harbors:
- the Cdhr4 gene encoding cadherin-related family member 4, encoding MALLSLLKLLFAVFISVLHSLPWSIDIYESQAPGAILQTFSFNCSSYMPTLELLGVSPPTSFFNKPSLHGYKGIYLGKVTLSSSARLDALAVNRYELQLQYKCGNFVLAGQLFVHVQRDPGRIQCAGPFASPAGEFMYVPETVTPGALLYTLLLPDLGIQRAQINITSAQDPPLFPGPFSIDDHGLLRAPAQGLRGQAQKTFRLQILVSLGKSQSCKGMLTVKVLPKPSSQVSFPQKAQSITISEDLAPGGKVTQVQAGGFNLLYEIISPLPSPLYSIGQADGVVKTTAPLDLARAPGTVVTKLQVRAFERLQPWASAQFELTVNIRAVNHWPPRCHPALLVTQIPETAPVGTVLNTLTCIDPDSAGAAVDYQLRFHGPPHSASLHLRERVLEVNTTLDCDTPGACFQHAASILVFDGGQPQMTTEVPVLVMVTPVNEFSPACVPRTFRVREDAGPRTLLGSVVGTDMDFPHNSLEYYISGGPSTFAVDRLTGELHLLGPLDYERQRLYRIVILLIDHSQDWDLNHHRSGSCTITIEVEDVNDHAPECEPPFQELTIYTPLGHSMEVTKVSCRIPQEPQRSALSYSIVGGNSQSRFRLQGSILVHSDTVLGPPWPEQPCTYELLIHVADVGPSTPHLSTTATIIVHLVPRKASTVATSTHGSTVSSTMTPLIVTEVEAFWKPEAWFVVVLTVTGAVLLLALGWLLSRILRGLAQSLQAPSKPARALLLNSIRGHEGSIERLMEATRMEMSQVPGTAVGLQHFDGRAQDVCTGRDYLFSTSTGARRWL